A part of Candidatus Auribacterota bacterium genomic DNA contains:
- the mnmA gene encoding tRNA 2-thiouridine(34) synthase MnmA yields the protein MKIIVGMSGGVDSSVAALLLKEKGYEVTGVTLRTFSGCRNPEDTCADQGSIVAATGVAHKLGIAHRVVDVQNAFKKFVIDYFCSAYSSGRTPNPCVACNESVKFTSLLQCADELGAEKIATGHYARVREDHGRALLVRGIDERKDQAYFLSRLTQPVLKRTVFPLGEHRKIGVRNFAREHGLAAHERPESQEICFIPGDDYRAFLKEMRGTRIAGGDILDREGKVVGKHQGVEFYTVGQRGGLSLNSKTPRYVTSMDPVRRTVTVGGINDLIKNEMRVSGVNWIAWDAPGGPFHALVKIRYNHPGVMSTVQPQPGGGALVVFDSPQKAVTPGQAAVFYSGDVVIGGGWID from the coding sequence ATGAAGATCATTGTTGGCATGTCAGGCGGCGTTGACAGCTCCGTGGCTGCCCTCCTCCTCAAGGAGAAGGGATACGAGGTCACGGGAGTGACGCTGAGGACATTTTCAGGCTGTCGGAATCCTGAGGATACCTGCGCCGACCAGGGGAGCATTGTCGCCGCGACAGGGGTCGCCCATAAGCTCGGCATAGCGCACAGGGTTGTGGATGTGCAGAACGCATTTAAAAAATTCGTGATTGATTATTTTTGCAGCGCGTACTCCTCCGGACGGACGCCAAACCCCTGCGTGGCATGCAATGAGTCGGTAAAATTCACCTCGCTGCTGCAATGCGCCGATGAGCTCGGGGCGGAGAAGATCGCCACGGGCCACTACGCGAGGGTGAGGGAGGATCACGGGCGCGCGCTGCTCGTGCGTGGGATTGATGAGCGCAAGGATCAGGCATATTTTCTTTCACGCCTCACGCAACCGGTTTTGAAACGGACCGTCTTCCCCCTCGGGGAGCATAGGAAAATCGGGGTGAGGAATTTTGCCCGTGAGCATGGCCTGGCGGCGCACGAGCGGCCTGAGAGCCAGGAAATCTGTTTTATCCCGGGCGACGATTACCGCGCGTTTCTCAAGGAGATGCGCGGCACGCGGATTGCCGGAGGCGATATACTTGACAGGGAAGGGAAGGTGGTGGGTAAACACCAGGGAGTTGAGTTCTACACGGTGGGGCAGCGGGGCGGATTGTCCCTGAACTCAAAGACACCGCGGTATGTGACCTCGATGGACCCCGTCAGACGCACCGTCACCGTGGGCGGCATTAACGATCTCATCAAAAACGAGATGCGAGTCTCGGGTGTCAACTGGATTGCATGGGATGCGCCCGGGGGCCCGTTTCACGCGCTGGTCAAAATCCGCTATAATCATCCGGGCGTCATGAGCACGGTGCAGCCGCAGCCTGGTGGAGGAGCGCTCGTTGTTTTTGATTCACCGCAGAAAGCCGTCACGCCCGGCCAGGCGGCTGTTTTTTACAGTGGCGATGTCGTTATCGGAGGGGGATGGATAGATTAA
- the thpR gene encoding RNA 2',3'-cyclic phosphodiesterase, translating into MSIRSFIAIELGDKEKRSLELIQNKLKRELPAVRWVKPHTIHLTLKFLGYIEESRIAGIKEIVDTAAKNCRPFRILLSGIGAFPNARNPRVVWIGVREESGTLKKFAEALDRLLSGIGIEPEDRAFSPHLTLGRVKERGGRDIFSGVLTLFKDQEAGEMGVDRISLMRSDLTPQGPIYSTLHLAELH; encoded by the coding sequence ATGAGCATACGATCCTTCATCGCGATAGAGCTCGGAGACAAGGAGAAGCGGTCTCTTGAGCTTATTCAAAATAAGCTGAAACGTGAGCTGCCCGCCGTGAGGTGGGTCAAGCCGCATACGATCCATCTCACGCTCAAATTCCTCGGCTACATAGAGGAGAGCCGGATAGCCGGGATTAAGGAGATAGTTGACACTGCCGCTAAGAATTGCAGGCCTTTCCGGATACTGCTGAGCGGCATCGGAGCCTTCCCGAATGCCAGAAATCCACGAGTGGTCTGGATTGGAGTCCGGGAAGAGAGCGGAACGCTGAAAAAATTTGCAGAAGCGCTTGACAGGCTTCTCTCCGGGATAGGCATTGAACCCGAAGACCGCGCCTTCAGCCCGCACCTCACGCTCGGAAGGGTGAAGGAGCGGGGGGGCAGGGATATTTTTAGCGGCGTGTTAACTCTGTTTAAAGATCAAGAAGCCGGCGAGATGGGGGTAGATAGAATCTCCCTCATGCGCAGCGATCTCACGCCACAGGGACCTATCTACAGCACGCTGCATCTGGCTGAATTGCATTGA
- the nadC gene encoding carboxylating nicotinate-nucleotide diphosphorylase translates to MTKIDPAIVKDVVTRALEEDIGSGDITTLALVPATEEVEAEITAKEDCVVAGLPVAEAVFEHLDVRVKFEARVQDGEKAAAGGMLAAVTGPAMAILMGERTALNFLQHLSGIATLTRKFVDLTKDTGATILDTRKTMPGLRHMEKYAVSAGGGINHRMGLFDRVLIKDNHLRIQERYSADAIARAVALAREKNQGAPVEVEAGSLDAVEAAVNAGANCILLDNMTPDELREAVELIAGRAATEASGGITLDSVREVALTGVQFISIGRLTHSARAIDISLKIVR, encoded by the coding sequence ATGACCAAGATTGACCCGGCAATAGTGAAAGATGTCGTCACGAGGGCGCTGGAGGAGGATATAGGCTCCGGGGATATCACCACGCTCGCGCTCGTGCCGGCAACCGAGGAGGTGGAGGCTGAGATCACCGCGAAAGAGGACTGCGTTGTTGCAGGGCTCCCGGTTGCCGAAGCGGTATTCGAGCATCTCGACGTCCGCGTGAAATTCGAGGCGCGTGTGCAGGACGGCGAAAAAGCAGCGGCAGGCGGGATGCTCGCGGCCGTGACCGGCCCCGCAATGGCGATTCTCATGGGCGAGCGCACCGCACTCAATTTCCTCCAGCACCTCTCCGGGATCGCGACGCTCACGAGGAAGTTCGTGGATCTCACGAAGGATACCGGTGCGACCATCCTCGACACGCGGAAGACGATGCCCGGTCTCCGCCATATGGAGAAATACGCCGTAAGCGCAGGCGGAGGCATCAACCACCGGATGGGGCTCTTCGATCGTGTGCTCATCAAGGACAATCATCTCCGGATCCAGGAGCGCTACAGTGCCGACGCAATAGCCAGGGCGGTGGCGCTGGCGAGAGAGAAGAATCAGGGCGCGCCCGTGGAAGTCGAGGCGGGCAGCCTCGATGCGGTGGAGGCGGCAGTGAACGCCGGGGCGAACTGCATCCTGCTCGACAATATGACCCCCGACGAGCTCCGCGAGGCGGTCGAACTGATCGCGGGGAGGGCAGCAACAGAGGCATCAGGCGGCATCACCCTCGACAGTGTGAGGGAGGTCGCACTCACCGGCGTTCAATTCATATCTATAGGTCGCCTGACGCACTCTGCCAGGGCCATTGACATAAGCCTGAAAATAGTACGGTAG
- a CDS encoding DUF4404 family protein produces the protein MKERQLHETIQELRAELENTPSIDARVRARIQSVLNEIEALIEEHGEIPSHRHQQFLERLRESARHFEESHLPLTLAVGRVIDALSGIGI, from the coding sequence ATGAAGGAACGACAGCTTCATGAAACAATTCAAGAACTCCGCGCAGAACTCGAAAACACACCATCAATCGATGCCCGCGTTCGAGCGCGCATCCAGAGCGTGCTGAACGAGATCGAGGCGCTTATTGAGGAACATGGAGAGATTCCATCGCATCGACACCAGCAGTTCCTCGAGCGGCTCAGGGAATCTGCCCGGCATTTCGAAGAATCACACCTTCCGCTGACGCTCGCCGTGGGGCGAGTGATAGACGCCTTGAGCGGCATAGGCATATAA
- a CDS encoding BrnT family toxin — MRYNFEWDPEKARANKRKHKVSFELASTVFRDPKAISVFDSEHGESEERWLTLGISATGALLVVHHTYDQLDDLMVRIRIISSRKATKRETKHYEE; from the coding sequence ATGCGCTATAACTTCGAATGGGATCCCGAGAAGGCCAGAGCTAACAAGCGCAAGCACAAAGTGAGCTTCGAACTGGCCTCGACGGTGTTCAGAGACCCGAAAGCCATATCTGTGTTCGATTCTGAACATGGCGAATCAGAGGAACGCTGGCTCACTCTTGGCATTTCTGCGACAGGCGCCTTGCTAGTTGTTCATCACACCTACGACCAGCTTGATGACCTGATGGTGAGGATTCGGATAATTTCCAGCCGGAAGGCCACAAAAAGAGAAACGAAGCACTATGAGGAGTAG
- a CDS encoding PepSY-like domain-containing protein — translation MRCALAVLTCLFLVALTVAISAEEQTIKKADVPSAVIAAFEKAYPNATVKNYSTEQHRGKTSYEIESIDGSTHRNVEYSAQGDLLEIEEELKPSDLPSKVSQAVTTKYAGCVIVSAEKKIKGDQIVYKVKMLQDKAKIDVRVNPQGEFVAPKHHKKDYKKE, via the coding sequence ATGAGATGCGCATTGGCTGTTCTTACATGTCTGTTTCTCGTAGCACTCACGGTGGCGATATCGGCTGAAGAGCAAACGATCAAGAAGGCTGATGTCCCCTCCGCCGTCATCGCAGCGTTTGAGAAGGCGTATCCGAACGCAACGGTGAAAAACTACTCAACGGAGCAACACCGTGGGAAAACATCGTACGAGATAGAGTCAATTGATGGCTCGACACATCGAAACGTGGAATACTCGGCACAGGGGGACTTATTGGAAATTGAGGAAGAGCTGAAACCAAGCGACCTGCCGTCGAAGGTGTCCCAGGCAGTCACCACGAAGTATGCTGGCTGTGTCATCGTATCGGCAGAAAAGAAAATCAAAGGCGATCAGATTGTGTACAAAGTGAAAATGCTTCAGGACAAAGCAAAGATCGATGTCCGCGTCAATCCGCAAGGGGAATTTGTTGCCCCCAAGCATCACAAAAAGGATTACAAAAAGGAATAA
- a CDS encoding biotin--[acetyl-CoA-carboxylase] ligase, whose amino-acid sequence MQTDHKIHIERPDQCAEDRVIDHLINASGYVSGEEIAQELRISRTAIWNHVNNLKKIGFRIESHPHLGYHLIGLPDKLLPALISNGLKTELIGKKIVHCARTTSSNDEAERLARMGEHEGTVIIAEEQTAGKGRVGRVWHSPRGKGIYLSVILRPQLPPARVSYLTLCSAISAVAAIQACSGLRAFVKWPNDVLVSGRKVCGILTELATEADRINYAIVGVGINANQEPPDLAGLKMATSIKIEKGGEVSRLELSRAFLESLDSNYALLLHEHYREIIERWLQVSATIGRRILAESLSNERWEGVATGLDEDGCLLLRLDNGMTKRITGGDVSIL is encoded by the coding sequence ATGCAGACAGATCATAAAATCCATATAGAACGTCCCGATCAATGCGCGGAAGACAGAGTCATTGACCATCTGATCAATGCTTCAGGATACGTCTCGGGTGAAGAAATAGCGCAGGAATTGCGCATCTCGCGGACCGCCATCTGGAACCACGTGAACAATCTTAAAAAAATCGGGTTCCGGATAGAATCCCACCCCCACCTGGGCTACCATCTCATCGGCCTACCGGATAAGCTTTTGCCCGCGCTGATCTCCAATGGTCTCAAGACGGAACTCATTGGGAAAAAGATTGTTCACTGCGCGAGGACAACTTCCAGCAATGATGAAGCTGAGAGGCTCGCGAGGATGGGCGAACATGAGGGGACGGTGATAATTGCCGAGGAGCAGACCGCCGGCAAGGGGAGGGTGGGCCGCGTCTGGCACTCGCCGAGAGGGAAAGGCATTTATCTTTCGGTCATCCTGAGGCCGCAGCTTCCGCCCGCGAGGGTCTCGTATCTGACACTCTGTTCGGCAATCTCCGCAGTTGCGGCAATTCAGGCATGTTCCGGCCTGAGAGCTTTTGTGAAGTGGCCGAACGACGTGCTCGTCTCCGGCAGGAAAGTCTGCGGCATACTGACTGAGCTGGCCACGGAGGCCGACCGAATCAACTACGCGATTGTGGGAGTGGGCATTAATGCAAACCAGGAGCCCCCCGATCTCGCCGGCCTCAAAATGGCAACCTCGATCAAAATAGAGAAGGGGGGGGAGGTGTCCCGCCTCGAACTGAGCAGGGCTTTTCTGGAATCCCTCGACAGCAACTACGCCCTTCTCCTGCACGAGCATTACCGGGAGATCATCGAACGATGGCTTCAGGTATCCGCGACTATCGGCAGGAGAATCCTGGCCGAATCCCTTTCAAATGAGCGATGGGAAGGGGTAGCCACGGGGCTCGATGAGGATGGATGTCTGTTGTTGCGGCTTGACAACGGTATGACAAAACGGATCACGGGCGGAGATGTGAGCATTTTGTAA
- a CDS encoding methylglyoxal synthase, whose translation MADKKIAMKHDKKIAIVAHDNKKGALVEWAKFNRDLLAHHKVYATGEMPERELGFKVTKLQSGPLGGDQQIGAKITDGEIDFLIFFRDPLEPMPHDPDVKALLRMAVVWNIPIACNRASADFMISSPLMDGEYDRLVTDYEGYRTRKIAGSE comes from the coding sequence ATGGCTGATAAAAAAATCGCTATGAAACATGATAAGAAGATTGCCATTGTCGCGCATGACAATAAGAAAGGGGCTCTGGTGGAGTGGGCCAAATTCAACCGCGATCTCCTGGCGCACCATAAAGTGTATGCCACCGGCGAGATGCCGGAACGCGAACTTGGCTTCAAAGTCACGAAACTCCAGAGCGGACCATTGGGCGGTGATCAGCAAATCGGCGCAAAGATCACCGATGGCGAGATCGATTTCCTGATCTTTTTCCGGGATCCGCTCGAACCGATGCCCCATGATCCCGACGTCAAGGCGCTCCTGCGGATGGCGGTGGTGTGGAACATCCCGATTGCCTGCAATCGGGCTTCCGCTGATTTCATGATCTCATCCCCCTTAATGGATGGAGAATATGATCGTCTGGTAACTGATTATGAGGGGTATCGCACACGGAAGATAGCCGGGAGCGAATGA
- a CDS encoding CinA family protein translates to MHAERLEEKVGNFLKAHDLTLALAESCTGGLVGHTITQVAGSSDYFLGGVIAYSNRAKVELLGVKRATLNRCGAASSETAAEMAEGAQRIFGADCALSTTGIAGPTGGSDAKPVGLVYIGMAMRGRTVTARHLFSGTRHKIKTQASRAALAMLCAYIKSNCSGAGIQESGARS, encoded by the coding sequence ATGCATGCGGAGAGACTTGAGGAGAAAGTGGGCAATTTTCTGAAAGCCCATGACCTCACGCTTGCTCTAGCTGAATCCTGTACCGGCGGCCTGGTCGGGCACACGATTACGCAGGTCGCCGGGAGTTCTGATTACTTTCTGGGCGGCGTCATCGCCTACAGCAACCGCGCCAAGGTTGAGCTCCTCGGCGTCAAGAGAGCAACGCTGAACAGATGCGGCGCGGCGAGCAGCGAAACCGCTGCGGAGATGGCCGAGGGTGCTCAAAGGATTTTTGGCGCTGATTGCGCATTGTCCACGACGGGTATCGCGGGGCCCACGGGCGGCAGCGACGCCAAGCCGGTCGGCCTTGTGTATATCGGGATGGCAATGAGGGGCAGAACTGTAACCGCAAGACACCTGTTCAGCGGGACGCGACACAAGATCAAAACGCAGGCATCCAGGGCTGCGCTCGCAATGCTATGCGCATATATTAAAAGTAACTGCTCAGGAGCCGGAATTCAGGAGTCAGGAGCCAGGAGTTAG
- a CDS encoding DUF2721 domain-containing protein has product MTNISVSEFIPILQTAIGPVILVSGVALLLLTMTNRLGRVVDRSRFLWRELREVPGAHREAIHAQLKILSKRARLIRLSIMLASISLLLAAVLIIMLFFIVLLQCEGAWLIIALFIGCMLSLIVSLIAFIKDVNQTLVAFRLEIGE; this is encoded by the coding sequence ATGACAAATATCTCTGTCAGTGAATTCATACCGATCCTTCAGACAGCAATCGGCCCGGTTATTCTCGTTTCGGGAGTGGCACTCCTTCTCCTCACCATGACAAACCGCCTTGGGCGAGTCGTCGACCGCTCAAGGTTCCTGTGGCGAGAACTTCGCGAGGTGCCTGGCGCACATCGGGAAGCTATTCACGCCCAGCTTAAAATACTATCGAAAAGAGCGCGCCTAATCCGGCTGTCCATCATGCTCGCCTCGATCAGCCTGCTCCTGGCCGCGGTCCTGATCATCATGCTGTTTTTCATCGTGCTGCTCCAATGTGAAGGTGCGTGGCTGATCATTGCCCTTTTTATCGGATGCATGTTGTCGTTAATAGTATCTCTCATCGCTTTTATCAAAGACGTGAATCAGACACTTGTAGCCTTCAGACTTGAGATAGGAGAGTGA
- a CDS encoding DUF86 domain-containing protein yields the protein MRNRLIHAYFDVDLDRLWDTIKADLPPLIAELEKALPPPSPSV from the coding sequence ATGAGAAACCGCCTTATCCACGCGTACTTTGATGTTGACCTTGATCGCCTCTGGGACACCATTAAAGCAGATCTGCCTCCACTTATAGCTGAACTAGAAAAGGCCCTACCACCCCCCAGCCCCTCAGTATGA
- a CDS encoding DUF1622 domain-containing protein yields the protein MRILHFLTLGIGLIGVSIIVWGVLSSLIEFIVVESNRLKGVDKCRNREIVRHHLGSYLLLGLEFLIAADIVNTIVKPSLNEIIVLGAIVAIRTVLNFSLNRELSGRGHDSN from the coding sequence ATGAGGATATTGCATTTTCTAACGCTGGGAATAGGGCTTATAGGCGTTTCGATTATCGTATGGGGTGTTTTATCAAGCTTGATTGAATTCATAGTAGTGGAATCTAATAGGCTAAAAGGAGTAGATAAATGCCGGAACAGAGAGATAGTAAGACACCATCTCGGCTCCTATCTTTTACTGGGGCTGGAGTTCTTAATCGCAGCAGACATCGTGAATACTATTGTTAAACCGAGCTTAAATGAGATAATAGTCCTGGGCGCAATAGTTGCGATAAGAACAGTTTTAAATTTTTCCCTCAACAGGGAATTATCAGGTCGTGGTCATGACTCAAATTAG
- a CDS encoding type III pantothenate kinase has product MKKTSQISARRQRRKERFLVIDIGNTTVHFGICDRERILKQFRISSIASRFRKEAARALRESGPWDLPLGGALVSSVVPLLDSSVNSLCRRMGIIPIWLNHKTPTGITLLYKKPQEIGSDRIANVAAARALYSVPAIVVDIGTAITFDCVSERGAYLGGVIAPGPMLSRAALAECTGLLPFAEIETPPQLIGKSTVRAIQAGVIFGTRALISGIIRGLQKEMGGRPEIIFTGGQLELIIHGWDYAKLVDPLLTLQGLRIIYNRVVASSR; this is encoded by the coding sequence ATGAAAAAAACGAGTCAAATCTCAGCCCGAAGGCAACGCCGGAAGGAACGTTTCCTCGTCATCGACATCGGCAACACCACGGTTCATTTCGGCATCTGTGATCGGGAGAGAATCCTTAAGCAGTTCAGGATTTCCAGTATCGCATCGCGGTTCCGCAAAGAGGCGGCGCGCGCGCTGAGGGAGAGCGGGCCGTGGGATCTTCCGCTCGGGGGAGCATTGGTCTCCAGCGTCGTGCCGCTCCTTGACAGCTCGGTCAATTCCCTGTGCCGCCGCATGGGGATCATCCCCATCTGGCTGAATCACAAGACGCCCACGGGCATCACATTGCTCTATAAGAAACCTCAGGAGATAGGCTCTGACCGCATCGCAAATGTGGCTGCCGCGAGAGCGCTCTATAGCGTTCCCGCGATAGTGGTGGATATAGGCACCGCCATTACCTTTGACTGCGTCTCCGAGAGGGGGGCTTATCTCGGCGGCGTGATTGCCCCGGGCCCCATGCTCTCACGAGCAGCGCTGGCGGAGTGTACCGGGCTGCTCCCGTTTGCTGAAATTGAAACCCCGCCCCAACTTATCGGCAAGAGCACGGTCCGCGCAATTCAGGCCGGTGTGATATTCGGGACGAGGGCGCTCATCTCCGGAATTATACGCGGGTTGCAAAAGGAGATGGGAGGCCGGCCGGAAATAATTTTCACGGGCGGCCAGCTTGAGCTGATCATCCATGGCTGGGATTACGCGAAATTGGTTGACCCATTGCTGACATTACAGGGTTTGAGGATCATCTACAACAGAGTAGTAGCTAGTAGTCGGTAG
- a CDS encoding nucleotidyltransferase domain-containing protein: MAEFCKHHHIRKLSLFGSVLEQGFRPDSDVDMLVEFDAGVTVGLINLAGMEIELSKILGRKVDLRTPAELSRYFRQEVLRSAEVQYAQG, encoded by the coding sequence ATCGCCGAATTCTGCAAGCATCACCACATTCGCAAGTTATCATTATTCGGCTCAGTGTTGGAGCAAGGCTTCAGACCGGACAGCGATGTGGACATGCTCGTGGAATTTGATGCGGGGGTAACCGTTGGCCTTATAAACCTTGCAGGGATGGAAATTGAGCTGTCGAAGATTCTCGGTCGGAAGGTTGACTTAAGAACCCCCGCAGAATTAAGCCGATACTTCAGGCAGGAGGTTTTGCGGTCGGCGGAGGTGCAATATGCGCAAGGATGA
- the recA gene encoding recombinase RecA codes for MAQKDDVKEVKLDEGKAKALEVAVSQIEKQFGQGAIMKLGSQAAKVSVPTISTGALTLDIALGIGGVPRGRVIEIFGPESSGKTTLAMSIVANAQRAGGTAAFIDAEHAFDAAYGQRIGINLDNLLISQPDCGEDALNIAEVLVRSNAVDVVVVDTVAALVPKAEIEGDIGDSHVGLQARLMSQALRKLTASINRSKTCCIFINQIREKIGVMFGNPETTPGGRALKFYSSVRLDLRRIESFKNSQGVVMGNRVRAKVVKNKLAPPFRTAEFEIFFDEGISREGTILDVAIEHGIVEKKGAWLAFGGEHIGQGREAARLALKGNPKLAKEITQEIKKKLDLK; via the coding sequence ATGGCGCAAAAAGATGATGTAAAGGAAGTAAAACTGGACGAGGGTAAGGCTAAAGCGCTTGAGGTCGCCGTATCGCAGATTGAGAAGCAGTTCGGCCAGGGCGCCATTATGAAGCTCGGCAGTCAGGCAGCCAAGGTGAGTGTGCCCACCATTTCGACAGGCGCCCTCACCCTTGATATCGCGCTGGGGATAGGTGGAGTGCCCCGGGGAAGGGTCATAGAAATTTTCGGGCCTGAATCTTCCGGGAAAACGACACTCGCCATGAGTATTGTCGCAAATGCCCAGCGGGCGGGCGGCACCGCTGCGTTCATTGACGCCGAACACGCCTTCGATGCGGCATACGGGCAGAGGATCGGGATCAACCTGGATAATCTCCTCATCTCGCAACCTGACTGCGGCGAAGACGCCCTCAATATCGCCGAGGTGCTCGTGCGCAGCAATGCGGTTGACGTGGTCGTGGTTGATACCGTCGCCGCGCTTGTCCCGAAGGCTGAGATTGAGGGGGACATAGGAGATTCACACGTCGGTCTCCAGGCAAGGCTCATGTCCCAGGCGCTGCGCAAGCTCACGGCCAGCATCAATCGCTCTAAAACGTGCTGCATTTTTATAAACCAGATCAGGGAAAAGATCGGCGTGATGTTCGGGAACCCCGAGACGACCCCCGGGGGGCGGGCGCTCAAGTTCTACTCATCAGTGCGATTGGACCTCCGAAGGATTGAGAGCTTCAAAAACAGCCAGGGGGTTGTTATGGGAAACCGCGTCAGGGCAAAGGTCGTGAAAAACAAGCTGGCGCCCCCGTTCCGCACCGCCGAGTTCGAGATCTTCTTCGATGAGGGCATTTCACGGGAGGGAACAATCCTCGATGTCGCGATCGAGCACGGGATCGTGGAGAAGAAAGGGGCCTGGCTCGCCTTTGGGGGGGAGCATATAGGACAGGGTCGTGAGGCCGCCCGACTGGCGCTGAAGGGGAACCCGAAACTCGCCAAGGAGATCACCCAGGAGATAAAGAAGAAGTTAGACCTTAAATGA
- a CDS encoding histidine triad nucleotide-binding protein, with protein MDGCIFCKVACKEIKSTIVHEDDEIVVFKDIEPQAPVHLLIIPRRHIGGLTELGPGDEQLIGKIIALSKQLAERFSFSQCGFRLVVNSGPDAGQAVDHLHFHLLGGRKFSWPPG; from the coding sequence ATGGATGGCTGCATATTCTGTAAAGTTGCATGTAAAGAGATAAAGAGCACAATCGTCCACGAGGATGATGAAATTGTAGTGTTCAAAGATATCGAGCCCCAGGCGCCGGTGCATCTGCTCATCATCCCCAGGAGGCATATCGGCGGGCTCACGGAACTGGGGCCGGGGGACGAGCAATTGATCGGGAAGATCATCGCCCTCTCGAAACAGCTTGCCGAGCGCTTTTCCTTTTCCCAGTGCGGATTCCGCCTCGTGGTTAATTCGGGGCCCGACGCGGGCCAGGCGGTAGATCATCTCCATTTCCACCTGCTCGGCGGCAGAAAATTCAGCTGGCCGCCAGGGTGA
- a CDS encoding amidohydrolase family protein, which produces MKFDLRIKNARTRFSKGKVLDIGIKDGRILKIGQKLGADAKKKIDAGGKLVTESFINGHLHLCKVYTLSMVGMDALSSYTAGAMGGAMTAIEQAASVKAQYNEKWIIENVRKAVKLAIKFGNTHIRAFADTDTKAKLEGVKALLRAREEFKNQVEIQVVAFPQDGVVRDPGAEDYVRQAMDLGADVVGGIPWIEYTEADSQTHIDQMFALAREYNKGVSMLVDDAGDPGLRTLEMLILRTIKDGWEGRVTAQHARAMALYPEPYYRKIEALLKKARVGVVSDPQTGPLHARVRDLYNAGVGIALGQDDIADAYYPFGRNNMLEVAFLAAHLMWMITVQDMEILYDLITTRAAQALGIKEFGLKEGNKADLVVLNAESVWEAIWNHEAPLHVIKSGREITLK; this is translated from the coding sequence ATGAAGTTTGACCTGCGCATCAAGAATGCGCGCACGCGGTTTTCAAAGGGGAAAGTGCTGGATATTGGAATCAAGGATGGACGGATCCTCAAGATCGGCCAGAAACTCGGCGCGGACGCAAAGAAAAAGATTGATGCGGGCGGGAAGCTTGTCACCGAGTCATTCATCAACGGGCATCTGCACCTCTGCAAGGTGTACACGCTGTCGATGGTGGGAATGGACGCCCTCAGCTCCTACACCGCCGGGGCGATGGGCGGCGCGATGACCGCCATCGAGCAGGCCGCCAGTGTGAAAGCCCAATATAATGAGAAATGGATCATCGAGAATGTCCGCAAAGCCGTGAAACTGGCGATCAAGTTCGGCAACACGCACATCCGCGCGTTCGCGGACACGGATACCAAGGCAAAGCTGGAAGGCGTCAAGGCGCTGCTCAGGGCGAGAGAGGAGTTCAAGAACCAGGTTGAAATCCAGGTCGTCGCTTTCCCCCAGGACGGCGTGGTGAGAGACCCCGGGGCTGAAGATTATGTCAGGCAGGCGATGGATCTTGGGGCGGACGTCGTCGGCGGCATCCCCTGGATCGAGTATACCGAGGCGGATTCCCAGACGCACATTGACCAGATGTTCGCCCTTGCAAGGGAATACAACAAGGGCGTCTCCATGCTGGTTGATGACGCGGGCGATCCCGGACTGCGCACACTCGAGATGCTCATCCTGAGAACGATTAAGGATGGATGGGAAGGTCGTGTGACGGCTCAGCACGCCCGCGCAATGGCGCTCTATCCCGAGCCGTACTATAGAAAGATCGAAGCGCTGCTCAAGAAGGCGCGAGTCGGCGTCGTGAGCGATCCGCAGACGGGCCCGCTGCACGCCCGGGTGCGTGATCTCTACAATGCCGGTGTGGGAATCGCGCTGGGCCAGGATGACATCGCGGACGCGTATTATCCGTTCGGCCGGAACAACATGCTCGAAGTGGCATTCCTCGCGGCCCACCTGATGTGGATGATAACCGTTCAGGACATGGAGATTCTCTATGACCTGATCACCACGCGCGCCGCCCAAGCGCTCGGGATAAAGGAGTTCGGGCTCAAGGAAGGAAACAAAGCCGACCTCGTCGTCCTGAATGCGGAGAGCGTCTGGGAAGCCATCTGGAACCACGAAGCCCCGTTGCACGTCATCAAGAGTGGGCGAGAGATCACACTGAAGTGA